One region of Erythrolamprus reginae isolate rEryReg1 chromosome 8, rEryReg1.hap1, whole genome shotgun sequence genomic DNA includes:
- the TARDBP gene encoding TAR DNA-binding protein 43 isoform X4, translating into MSEYIRVTEDESEEPIEIPSEDDGTVLLSTVTAQFPGACGLRYRNPVSQCMRGVRLVEGILHAPDNGWGNLVYVVNYPKVTKSCPAHRDPMDNIPPGFPVLYHPLEQQSPTGDNKRKMDETDASSAVKVKRAVQKTSDLIVLGLPWKTTEQDLKEYFSTFGEVLMVQVKKDIKTGHSKGFGFVRFTDYETQVKVMSQRHMIDGRWCDCKLPNSKQSPDEPLRSRKVFVGRCTEDMTADELRQFFSQYGEVVDVFIPKPFRAFAFVTFADDQVAQSLCGEDLIIKGISVHISNAEPKHNSSRQLERGGRFGGILLSPCFPHPRLLHHTAHATS; encoded by the exons ATGTCAGAATACATTCGAGTAACGGAAGATGAGAGCGAGGAACCCATTGAGATCCCTTCAGAGGATGATGGGACTGTGTTACTCTCCACAGTTACTGCACAGTTCCCAGGGGCCTGTGGCCTGCGTTACAGAAACCCCGTGTCTCAGTGTATGAGAGGAGTCCGATTAGTGGAAGGAATTCTTCATGCACCAGATAATGGTTGGGGAAATTTGGTATATGTGGTGAATTATCCCAAAG TTACGAAGTCGTGTCCAGCCcatcgcgaccccatggacaacattcctccaggctttcctgttctctaccatcctctagaGCAGCAGTCACCAACTGGAG ACAACAAGAGAAAAATGGATGAAACAGATGCTTCATCAGCCGTTAAAGTGAAACGAGCAGTGCAAAAAACTTCTGATCTGATAGTTTTGGGTCTTCCGTGGAAAACGACAGAGCAAGATCTGAAAGAATATTTCAGCACGTTTGGAGAAGTTCTCATGGTGCAG GTTAAGAAGGACATCAAAACTGGCCACTCAAAGGGGTTTGGTTTTGTAAGATTTACTGACTATGAAACCCAAGTAAAAGTCATGTCTCAGCGTCACATGATCGATGGAAGATGGTGCGACTGCAAGCTCCCCAATTCTAAG CAAAGTCCAGATGAACCTTTGCGTAGCAGGAAGGTGTTTGTTGGGCGTTGCACTGAAGACATGACTGCAGATGAGCTCCGTCAGTTTTTTTCACAATACGGAGAAGTCGTGGATGTCTTCATTCCCAAACCATTCAGAGCTTTTGCCTTTGTTACGTTTGCTGATGATCAG GTCGCCCAGTCCCTTTGTGGTGAGGACTTGATCATAAAAGGAATCAGCGTCCATATATCCAATGCTGAACCTAAGCATAATAGCAGTAGACAACTAGAAAGAGGTGGAAGATTTGGTG GAATACTCCTGTCTCCATGCTTTCCTCATCCAAGACTCCTTCATCACACTGCACATGCTACGTCTTAA
- the TARDBP gene encoding TAR DNA-binding protein 43 isoform X10, whose product MSEYIRVTEDESEEPIEIPSEDDGTVLLSTVTAQFPGACGLRYRNPVSQCMRGVRLVEGILHAPDNGWGNLVYVVNYPKDNKRKMDETDASSAVKVKRAVQKTSDLIVLGLPWKTTEQDLKEYFSTFGEVLMVQVKKDIKTGHSKGFGFVRFTDYETQVKVMSQRHMIDGRWCDCKLPNSKQSPDEPLRSRKVFVGRCTEDMTADELRQFFSQYGEVVDVFIPKPFRAFAFVTFADDQVAQSLCGEDLIIKGISVHISNAEPKHNSSRQLERGGRFGGILLSPCFPHPRLLHHTAHATS is encoded by the exons ATGTCAGAATACATTCGAGTAACGGAAGATGAGAGCGAGGAACCCATTGAGATCCCTTCAGAGGATGATGGGACTGTGTTACTCTCCACAGTTACTGCACAGTTCCCAGGGGCCTGTGGCCTGCGTTACAGAAACCCCGTGTCTCAGTGTATGAGAGGAGTCCGATTAGTGGAAGGAATTCTTCATGCACCAGATAATGGTTGGGGAAATTTGGTATATGTGGTGAATTATCCCAAAG ACAACAAGAGAAAAATGGATGAAACAGATGCTTCATCAGCCGTTAAAGTGAAACGAGCAGTGCAAAAAACTTCTGATCTGATAGTTTTGGGTCTTCCGTGGAAAACGACAGAGCAAGATCTGAAAGAATATTTCAGCACGTTTGGAGAAGTTCTCATGGTGCAG GTTAAGAAGGACATCAAAACTGGCCACTCAAAGGGGTTTGGTTTTGTAAGATTTACTGACTATGAAACCCAAGTAAAAGTCATGTCTCAGCGTCACATGATCGATGGAAGATGGTGCGACTGCAAGCTCCCCAATTCTAAG CAAAGTCCAGATGAACCTTTGCGTAGCAGGAAGGTGTTTGTTGGGCGTTGCACTGAAGACATGACTGCAGATGAGCTCCGTCAGTTTTTTTCACAATACGGAGAAGTCGTGGATGTCTTCATTCCCAAACCATTCAGAGCTTTTGCCTTTGTTACGTTTGCTGATGATCAG GTCGCCCAGTCCCTTTGTGGTGAGGACTTGATCATAAAAGGAATCAGCGTCCATATATCCAATGCTGAACCTAAGCATAATAGCAGTAGACAACTAGAAAGAGGTGGAAGATTTGGTG GAATACTCCTGTCTCCATGCTTTCCTCATCCAAGACTCCTTCATCACACTGCACATGCTACGTCTTAA
- the TARDBP gene encoding TAR DNA-binding protein 43 isoform X11: MSEYIRVTEDESEEPIEIPSEDDGTVLLSTVTAQFPGACGLRYRNPVSQCMRGVRLVEGILHAPDNGWGNLVYVVNYPKDNKRKMDETDASSAVKVKRAVQKTSDLIVLGLPWKTTEQDLKEYFSTFGEVLMVQVKKDIKTGHSKGFGFVRFTDYETQVKVMSQRHMIDGRWCDCKLPNSKQSPDEPLRSRKVFVGRCTEDMTADELRQFFSQYGEVVDVFIPKPFRAFAFVTFADDQVAQSLCGEDLIIKGISVHISNAEPKHNSSRQLERGILLSPCFPHPRLLHHTAHATS; encoded by the exons ATGTCAGAATACATTCGAGTAACGGAAGATGAGAGCGAGGAACCCATTGAGATCCCTTCAGAGGATGATGGGACTGTGTTACTCTCCACAGTTACTGCACAGTTCCCAGGGGCCTGTGGCCTGCGTTACAGAAACCCCGTGTCTCAGTGTATGAGAGGAGTCCGATTAGTGGAAGGAATTCTTCATGCACCAGATAATGGTTGGGGAAATTTGGTATATGTGGTGAATTATCCCAAAG ACAACAAGAGAAAAATGGATGAAACAGATGCTTCATCAGCCGTTAAAGTGAAACGAGCAGTGCAAAAAACTTCTGATCTGATAGTTTTGGGTCTTCCGTGGAAAACGACAGAGCAAGATCTGAAAGAATATTTCAGCACGTTTGGAGAAGTTCTCATGGTGCAG GTTAAGAAGGACATCAAAACTGGCCACTCAAAGGGGTTTGGTTTTGTAAGATTTACTGACTATGAAACCCAAGTAAAAGTCATGTCTCAGCGTCACATGATCGATGGAAGATGGTGCGACTGCAAGCTCCCCAATTCTAAG CAAAGTCCAGATGAACCTTTGCGTAGCAGGAAGGTGTTTGTTGGGCGTTGCACTGAAGACATGACTGCAGATGAGCTCCGTCAGTTTTTTTCACAATACGGAGAAGTCGTGGATGTCTTCATTCCCAAACCATTCAGAGCTTTTGCCTTTGTTACGTTTGCTGATGATCAG GTCGCCCAGTCCCTTTGTGGTGAGGACTTGATCATAAAAGGAATCAGCGTCCATATATCCAATGCTGAACCTAAGCATAATAGCAGTAGACAACTAGAAAGAG GAATACTCCTGTCTCCATGCTTTCCTCATCCAAGACTCCTTCATCACACTGCACATGCTACGTCTTAA
- the TARDBP gene encoding TAR DNA-binding protein 43 isoform X5 yields MSEYIRVTEDESEEPIEIPSEDDGTVLLSTVTAQFPGACGLRYRNPVSQCMRGVRLVEGILHAPDNGWGNLVYVVNYPKVTKSCPAHRDPMDNIPPGFPVLYHPLEQQSPTGDNKRKMDETDASSAVKVKRAVQKTSDLIVLGLPWKTTEQDLKEYFSTFGEVLMVQVKKDIKTGHSKGFGFVRFTDYETQVKVMSQRHMIDGRWCDCKLPNSKQSPDEPLRSRKVFVGRCTEDMTADELRQFFSQYGEVVDVFIPKPFRAFAFVTFADDQVAQSLCGEDLIIKGISVHISNAEPKHNSSRQLERGILLSPCFPHPRLLHHTAHATS; encoded by the exons ATGTCAGAATACATTCGAGTAACGGAAGATGAGAGCGAGGAACCCATTGAGATCCCTTCAGAGGATGATGGGACTGTGTTACTCTCCACAGTTACTGCACAGTTCCCAGGGGCCTGTGGCCTGCGTTACAGAAACCCCGTGTCTCAGTGTATGAGAGGAGTCCGATTAGTGGAAGGAATTCTTCATGCACCAGATAATGGTTGGGGAAATTTGGTATATGTGGTGAATTATCCCAAAG TTACGAAGTCGTGTCCAGCCcatcgcgaccccatggacaacattcctccaggctttcctgttctctaccatcctctagaGCAGCAGTCACCAACTGGAG ACAACAAGAGAAAAATGGATGAAACAGATGCTTCATCAGCCGTTAAAGTGAAACGAGCAGTGCAAAAAACTTCTGATCTGATAGTTTTGGGTCTTCCGTGGAAAACGACAGAGCAAGATCTGAAAGAATATTTCAGCACGTTTGGAGAAGTTCTCATGGTGCAG GTTAAGAAGGACATCAAAACTGGCCACTCAAAGGGGTTTGGTTTTGTAAGATTTACTGACTATGAAACCCAAGTAAAAGTCATGTCTCAGCGTCACATGATCGATGGAAGATGGTGCGACTGCAAGCTCCCCAATTCTAAG CAAAGTCCAGATGAACCTTTGCGTAGCAGGAAGGTGTTTGTTGGGCGTTGCACTGAAGACATGACTGCAGATGAGCTCCGTCAGTTTTTTTCACAATACGGAGAAGTCGTGGATGTCTTCATTCCCAAACCATTCAGAGCTTTTGCCTTTGTTACGTTTGCTGATGATCAG GTCGCCCAGTCCCTTTGTGGTGAGGACTTGATCATAAAAGGAATCAGCGTCCATATATCCAATGCTGAACCTAAGCATAATAGCAGTAGACAACTAGAAAGAG GAATACTCCTGTCTCCATGCTTTCCTCATCCAAGACTCCTTCATCACACTGCACATGCTACGTCTTAA
- the TARDBP gene encoding TAR DNA-binding protein 43 isoform X7 has protein sequence MSEYIRVTEDESEEPIEIPSEDDGTVLLSTVTAQFPGACGLRYRNPVSQCMRGVRLVEGILHAPDNGWGNLVYVVNYPKVTKSCPAHRDPMDNIPPGFPVLYHPLEQQSPTGDNKRKMDETDASSAVKVKRAVQKTSDLIVLGLPWKTTEQDLKEYFSTFGEVLMVQVKKDIKTGHSKGFGFVRFTDYETQVKVMSQRHMIDGRWCDCKLPNSKQSPDEPLRSRKVFVGRCTEDMTADELRQFFSQYGEVVDVFIPKPFRAFAFVTFADDQVAQSLCGEDLIIKGISVHISNAEPKHNSSRQLERGGRFGALALTPATAAE, from the exons ATGTCAGAATACATTCGAGTAACGGAAGATGAGAGCGAGGAACCCATTGAGATCCCTTCAGAGGATGATGGGACTGTGTTACTCTCCACAGTTACTGCACAGTTCCCAGGGGCCTGTGGCCTGCGTTACAGAAACCCCGTGTCTCAGTGTATGAGAGGAGTCCGATTAGTGGAAGGAATTCTTCATGCACCAGATAATGGTTGGGGAAATTTGGTATATGTGGTGAATTATCCCAAAG TTACGAAGTCGTGTCCAGCCcatcgcgaccccatggacaacattcctccaggctttcctgttctctaccatcctctagaGCAGCAGTCACCAACTGGAG ACAACAAGAGAAAAATGGATGAAACAGATGCTTCATCAGCCGTTAAAGTGAAACGAGCAGTGCAAAAAACTTCTGATCTGATAGTTTTGGGTCTTCCGTGGAAAACGACAGAGCAAGATCTGAAAGAATATTTCAGCACGTTTGGAGAAGTTCTCATGGTGCAG GTTAAGAAGGACATCAAAACTGGCCACTCAAAGGGGTTTGGTTTTGTAAGATTTACTGACTATGAAACCCAAGTAAAAGTCATGTCTCAGCGTCACATGATCGATGGAAGATGGTGCGACTGCAAGCTCCCCAATTCTAAG CAAAGTCCAGATGAACCTTTGCGTAGCAGGAAGGTGTTTGTTGGGCGTTGCACTGAAGACATGACTGCAGATGAGCTCCGTCAGTTTTTTTCACAATACGGAGAAGTCGTGGATGTCTTCATTCCCAAACCATTCAGAGCTTTTGCCTTTGTTACGTTTGCTGATGATCAG GTCGCCCAGTCCCTTTGTGGTGAGGACTTGATCATAAAAGGAATCAGCGTCCATATATCCAATGCTGAACCTAAGCATAATAGCAGTAGACAACTAGAAAGAGGTGGAAGATTTGGTG CACTTGCATTAACACCAGCTACTGCTGCTGAGTAA
- the TARDBP gene encoding TAR DNA-binding protein 43 isoform X1: MSEYIRVTEDESEEPIEIPSEDDGTVLLSTVTAQFPGACGLRYRNPVSQCMRGVRLVEGILHAPDNGWGNLVYVVNYPKVTKSCPAHRDPMDNIPPGFPVLYHPLEQQSPTGDNKRKMDETDASSAVKVKRAVQKTSDLIVLGLPWKTTEQDLKEYFSTFGEVLMVQVKKDIKTGHSKGFGFVRFTDYETQVKVMSQRHMIDGRWCDCKLPNSKQSPDEPLRSRKVFVGRCTEDMTADELRQFFSQYGEVVDVFIPKPFRAFAFVTFADDQVAQSLCGEDLIIKGISVHISNAEPKHNSSRQLERGGRFGGNPGGFGNQGGFPNRGGGGGGGGLGNSQGSNMGGGMNFGAFSINPAMMAAAQAALQSSWGMMGMLASQQNQSGPSGSNQPQGNMQREQNQGFSSGSNSYGSSNSGPAIGWGSSNTGSSSGFNGGFGSSMESKSSGWGM, encoded by the exons ATGTCAGAATACATTCGAGTAACGGAAGATGAGAGCGAGGAACCCATTGAGATCCCTTCAGAGGATGATGGGACTGTGTTACTCTCCACAGTTACTGCACAGTTCCCAGGGGCCTGTGGCCTGCGTTACAGAAACCCCGTGTCTCAGTGTATGAGAGGAGTCCGATTAGTGGAAGGAATTCTTCATGCACCAGATAATGGTTGGGGAAATTTGGTATATGTGGTGAATTATCCCAAAG TTACGAAGTCGTGTCCAGCCcatcgcgaccccatggacaacattcctccaggctttcctgttctctaccatcctctagaGCAGCAGTCACCAACTGGAG ACAACAAGAGAAAAATGGATGAAACAGATGCTTCATCAGCCGTTAAAGTGAAACGAGCAGTGCAAAAAACTTCTGATCTGATAGTTTTGGGTCTTCCGTGGAAAACGACAGAGCAAGATCTGAAAGAATATTTCAGCACGTTTGGAGAAGTTCTCATGGTGCAG GTTAAGAAGGACATCAAAACTGGCCACTCAAAGGGGTTTGGTTTTGTAAGATTTACTGACTATGAAACCCAAGTAAAAGTCATGTCTCAGCGTCACATGATCGATGGAAGATGGTGCGACTGCAAGCTCCCCAATTCTAAG CAAAGTCCAGATGAACCTTTGCGTAGCAGGAAGGTGTTTGTTGGGCGTTGCACTGAAGACATGACTGCAGATGAGCTCCGTCAGTTTTTTTCACAATACGGAGAAGTCGTGGATGTCTTCATTCCCAAACCATTCAGAGCTTTTGCCTTTGTTACGTTTGCTGATGATCAG GTCGCCCAGTCCCTTTGTGGTGAGGACTTGATCATAAAAGGAATCAGCGTCCATATATCCAATGCTGAACCTAAGCATAATAGCAGTAGACAACTAGAAAGAGGTGGAAGATTTGGTGGTAATCCAGGAGGCTTTGGGAATCAGGGGGGATTTCCTAACCgggggggaggtgggggaggaggcGGACTGGGTAACAGCCAGGGCAGTAACATGGGAGGTGGGATGAACTTTGGGGCCTTTAGCATTAATCCCGCCATGATGGCGGCTGCCCAGGCTGCGCTGCAAAGCAGCTGGGGGATGATGGGTATGCTTGCTAGCCAGCAAAACCAGTCTGGGCCATCAGGGAGCAACCAGCCACAGGGCAACATGCAGAGGGAGCAGAACCAAGGGTTTAGCTCCGGGAGCAATTCCTACGGAAGCTCGAACTCTGGCCCAGCGATAGGGTGGGGCTCTTCCAACACAGGCTCCAGTAGCGGGTTTAATGGTGGATTTGGTTCAAGCATGGAGTCCAAATCATCGGGATGGGGGATGTAG
- the TARDBP gene encoding TAR DNA-binding protein 43 isoform X6 — protein sequence MSEYIRVTEDESEEPIEIPSEDDGTVLLSTVTAQFPGACGLRYRNPVSQCMRGVRLVEGILHAPDNGWGNLVYVVNYPKVTKSCPAHRDPMDNIPPGFPVLYHPLEQQSPTGDNKRKMDETDASSAVKVKRAVQKTSDLIVLGLPWKTTEQDLKEYFSTFGEVLMVQVKKDIKTGHSKGFGFVRFTDYETQVKVMSQRHMIDGRWCDCKLPNSKQSPDEPLRSRKVFVGRCTEDMTADELRQFFSQYGEVVDVFIPKPFRAFAFVTFADDQVAQSLCGEDLIIKGISVHISNAEPKHNSSRQLERGGRFGECNVGVGFFSF from the exons ATGTCAGAATACATTCGAGTAACGGAAGATGAGAGCGAGGAACCCATTGAGATCCCTTCAGAGGATGATGGGACTGTGTTACTCTCCACAGTTACTGCACAGTTCCCAGGGGCCTGTGGCCTGCGTTACAGAAACCCCGTGTCTCAGTGTATGAGAGGAGTCCGATTAGTGGAAGGAATTCTTCATGCACCAGATAATGGTTGGGGAAATTTGGTATATGTGGTGAATTATCCCAAAG TTACGAAGTCGTGTCCAGCCcatcgcgaccccatggacaacattcctccaggctttcctgttctctaccatcctctagaGCAGCAGTCACCAACTGGAG ACAACAAGAGAAAAATGGATGAAACAGATGCTTCATCAGCCGTTAAAGTGAAACGAGCAGTGCAAAAAACTTCTGATCTGATAGTTTTGGGTCTTCCGTGGAAAACGACAGAGCAAGATCTGAAAGAATATTTCAGCACGTTTGGAGAAGTTCTCATGGTGCAG GTTAAGAAGGACATCAAAACTGGCCACTCAAAGGGGTTTGGTTTTGTAAGATTTACTGACTATGAAACCCAAGTAAAAGTCATGTCTCAGCGTCACATGATCGATGGAAGATGGTGCGACTGCAAGCTCCCCAATTCTAAG CAAAGTCCAGATGAACCTTTGCGTAGCAGGAAGGTGTTTGTTGGGCGTTGCACTGAAGACATGACTGCAGATGAGCTCCGTCAGTTTTTTTCACAATACGGAGAAGTCGTGGATGTCTTCATTCCCAAACCATTCAGAGCTTTTGCCTTTGTTACGTTTGCTGATGATCAG GTCGCCCAGTCCCTTTGTGGTGAGGACTTGATCATAAAAGGAATCAGCGTCCATATATCCAATGCTGAACCTAAGCATAATAGCAGTAGACAACTAGAAAGAGGTGGAAGATTTGGTG AATGCAATGTTGGTGtcggctttttttccttttaa
- the TARDBP gene encoding TAR DNA-binding protein 43 isoform X2 yields MSEYIRVTEDESEEPIEIPSEDDGTVLLSTVTAQFPGACGLRYRNPVSQCMRGVRLVEGILHAPDNGWGNLVYVVNYPKDNKRKMDETDASSAVKVKRAVQKTSDLIVLGLPWKTTEQDLKEYFSTFGEVLMVQVKKDIKTGHSKGFGFVRFTDYETQVKVMSQRHMIDGRWCDCKLPNSKQSPDEPLRSRKVFVGRCTEDMTADELRQFFSQYGEVVDVFIPKPFRAFAFVTFADDQVAQSLCGEDLIIKGISVHISNAEPKHNSSRQLERGGRFGGNPGGFGNQGGFPNRGGGGGGGGLGNSQGSNMGGGMNFGAFSINPAMMAAAQAALQSSWGMMGMLASQQNQSGPSGSNQPQGNMQREQNQGFSSGSNSYGSSNSGPAIGWGSSNTGSSSGFNGGFGSSMESKSSGWGM; encoded by the exons ATGTCAGAATACATTCGAGTAACGGAAGATGAGAGCGAGGAACCCATTGAGATCCCTTCAGAGGATGATGGGACTGTGTTACTCTCCACAGTTACTGCACAGTTCCCAGGGGCCTGTGGCCTGCGTTACAGAAACCCCGTGTCTCAGTGTATGAGAGGAGTCCGATTAGTGGAAGGAATTCTTCATGCACCAGATAATGGTTGGGGAAATTTGGTATATGTGGTGAATTATCCCAAAG ACAACAAGAGAAAAATGGATGAAACAGATGCTTCATCAGCCGTTAAAGTGAAACGAGCAGTGCAAAAAACTTCTGATCTGATAGTTTTGGGTCTTCCGTGGAAAACGACAGAGCAAGATCTGAAAGAATATTTCAGCACGTTTGGAGAAGTTCTCATGGTGCAG GTTAAGAAGGACATCAAAACTGGCCACTCAAAGGGGTTTGGTTTTGTAAGATTTACTGACTATGAAACCCAAGTAAAAGTCATGTCTCAGCGTCACATGATCGATGGAAGATGGTGCGACTGCAAGCTCCCCAATTCTAAG CAAAGTCCAGATGAACCTTTGCGTAGCAGGAAGGTGTTTGTTGGGCGTTGCACTGAAGACATGACTGCAGATGAGCTCCGTCAGTTTTTTTCACAATACGGAGAAGTCGTGGATGTCTTCATTCCCAAACCATTCAGAGCTTTTGCCTTTGTTACGTTTGCTGATGATCAG GTCGCCCAGTCCCTTTGTGGTGAGGACTTGATCATAAAAGGAATCAGCGTCCATATATCCAATGCTGAACCTAAGCATAATAGCAGTAGACAACTAGAAAGAGGTGGAAGATTTGGTGGTAATCCAGGAGGCTTTGGGAATCAGGGGGGATTTCCTAACCgggggggaggtgggggaggaggcGGACTGGGTAACAGCCAGGGCAGTAACATGGGAGGTGGGATGAACTTTGGGGCCTTTAGCATTAATCCCGCCATGATGGCGGCTGCCCAGGCTGCGCTGCAAAGCAGCTGGGGGATGATGGGTATGCTTGCTAGCCAGCAAAACCAGTCTGGGCCATCAGGGAGCAACCAGCCACAGGGCAACATGCAGAGGGAGCAGAACCAAGGGTTTAGCTCCGGGAGCAATTCCTACGGAAGCTCGAACTCTGGCCCAGCGATAGGGTGGGGCTCTTCCAACACAGGCTCCAGTAGCGGGTTTAATGGTGGATTTGGTTCAAGCATGGAGTCCAAATCATCGGGATGGGGGATGTAG
- the TARDBP gene encoding TAR DNA-binding protein 43 isoform X12, whose protein sequence is MSEYIRVTEDESEEPIEIPSEDDGTVLLSTVTAQFPGACGLRYRNPVSQCMRGVRLVEGILHAPDNGWGNLVYVVNYPKDNKRKMDETDASSAVKVKRAVQKTSDLIVLGLPWKTTEQDLKEYFSTFGEVLMVQVKKDIKTGHSKGFGFVRFTDYETQVKVMSQRHMIDGRWCDCKLPNSKQSPDEPLRSRKVFVGRCTEDMTADELRQFFSQYGEVVDVFIPKPFRAFAFVTFADDQVAQSLCGEDLIIKGISVHISNAEPKHNSSRQLERGGRFGECNVGVGFFSF, encoded by the exons ATGTCAGAATACATTCGAGTAACGGAAGATGAGAGCGAGGAACCCATTGAGATCCCTTCAGAGGATGATGGGACTGTGTTACTCTCCACAGTTACTGCACAGTTCCCAGGGGCCTGTGGCCTGCGTTACAGAAACCCCGTGTCTCAGTGTATGAGAGGAGTCCGATTAGTGGAAGGAATTCTTCATGCACCAGATAATGGTTGGGGAAATTTGGTATATGTGGTGAATTATCCCAAAG ACAACAAGAGAAAAATGGATGAAACAGATGCTTCATCAGCCGTTAAAGTGAAACGAGCAGTGCAAAAAACTTCTGATCTGATAGTTTTGGGTCTTCCGTGGAAAACGACAGAGCAAGATCTGAAAGAATATTTCAGCACGTTTGGAGAAGTTCTCATGGTGCAG GTTAAGAAGGACATCAAAACTGGCCACTCAAAGGGGTTTGGTTTTGTAAGATTTACTGACTATGAAACCCAAGTAAAAGTCATGTCTCAGCGTCACATGATCGATGGAAGATGGTGCGACTGCAAGCTCCCCAATTCTAAG CAAAGTCCAGATGAACCTTTGCGTAGCAGGAAGGTGTTTGTTGGGCGTTGCACTGAAGACATGACTGCAGATGAGCTCCGTCAGTTTTTTTCACAATACGGAGAAGTCGTGGATGTCTTCATTCCCAAACCATTCAGAGCTTTTGCCTTTGTTACGTTTGCTGATGATCAG GTCGCCCAGTCCCTTTGTGGTGAGGACTTGATCATAAAAGGAATCAGCGTCCATATATCCAATGCTGAACCTAAGCATAATAGCAGTAGACAACTAGAAAGAGGTGGAAGATTTGGTG AATGCAATGTTGGTGtcggctttttttccttttaa
- the TARDBP gene encoding TAR DNA-binding protein 43 isoform X8 has protein sequence MSEYIRVTEDESEEPIEIPSEDDGTVLLSTVTAQFPGACGLRYRNPVSQCMRGVRLVEGILHAPDNGWGNLVYVVNYPKVTKSCPAHRDPMDNIPPGFPVLYHPLEQQSPTGDNKRKMDETDASSAVKVKRAVQKTSDLIVLGLPWKTTEQDLKEYFSTFGEVLMVQVKKDIKTGHSKGFGFVRFTDYETQVKVMSQRHMIDGRWCDCKLPNSKQSPDEPLRSRKVFVGRCTEDMTADELRQFFSQYGEVVDVFIPKPFRAFAFVTFADDQVAQSLCGEDLIIKGISVHISNAEPKHNSSRQLERALALTPATAAE, from the exons ATGTCAGAATACATTCGAGTAACGGAAGATGAGAGCGAGGAACCCATTGAGATCCCTTCAGAGGATGATGGGACTGTGTTACTCTCCACAGTTACTGCACAGTTCCCAGGGGCCTGTGGCCTGCGTTACAGAAACCCCGTGTCTCAGTGTATGAGAGGAGTCCGATTAGTGGAAGGAATTCTTCATGCACCAGATAATGGTTGGGGAAATTTGGTATATGTGGTGAATTATCCCAAAG TTACGAAGTCGTGTCCAGCCcatcgcgaccccatggacaacattcctccaggctttcctgttctctaccatcctctagaGCAGCAGTCACCAACTGGAG ACAACAAGAGAAAAATGGATGAAACAGATGCTTCATCAGCCGTTAAAGTGAAACGAGCAGTGCAAAAAACTTCTGATCTGATAGTTTTGGGTCTTCCGTGGAAAACGACAGAGCAAGATCTGAAAGAATATTTCAGCACGTTTGGAGAAGTTCTCATGGTGCAG GTTAAGAAGGACATCAAAACTGGCCACTCAAAGGGGTTTGGTTTTGTAAGATTTACTGACTATGAAACCCAAGTAAAAGTCATGTCTCAGCGTCACATGATCGATGGAAGATGGTGCGACTGCAAGCTCCCCAATTCTAAG CAAAGTCCAGATGAACCTTTGCGTAGCAGGAAGGTGTTTGTTGGGCGTTGCACTGAAGACATGACTGCAGATGAGCTCCGTCAGTTTTTTTCACAATACGGAGAAGTCGTGGATGTCTTCATTCCCAAACCATTCAGAGCTTTTGCCTTTGTTACGTTTGCTGATGATCAG GTCGCCCAGTCCCTTTGTGGTGAGGACTTGATCATAAAAGGAATCAGCGTCCATATATCCAATGCTGAACCTAAGCATAATAGCAGTAGACAACTAGAAAGAG CACTTGCATTAACACCAGCTACTGCTGCTGAGTAA